In Plasmodium malariae genome assembly, chromosome: 11, the following proteins share a genomic window:
- the PmUG01_11019500 gene encoding conserved Plasmodium protein, unknown function has product MDNSDIVILLKKNIKYNFVKNILLSSEKEKIDITYAINTVKLHIKRHVEINNNFVELFVKLILNMENLINMLGSHFEGTKKKNVSDYILNLSDFLKKKKEENYLKEKLNSVEKIIKSITLTLLNIDENKKILKELFLFFYLLIFKFSFDKTMFEKCLLKNENSTRYDSSGSSSRNQIKKELNANNTFTTDCVSLNKICEYECTHFFAKDTFVSKFYTKKDIQKIIKKYLLYDYYSTISYNNFNFFKEIKIFFFLIAVIYYIEKDLKLKREIYSLIQNEIYKNVQSIKKCTLIIQHNPYMCKIKKLSNILF; this is encoded by the coding sequence ATGGATAATAGTgatattgtaattttattaaaaaaaaatattaaatataatttcgtaaaaaatatacttctatcatcagaaaaagaaaagatagaTATTACATATGCAATAAATACAGTAAAATTGCATATAAAAAGACATGTAgagataaataataattttgtggaattatttgtaaaattaattttgaacatggaaaatttaattaatatgttaGGTTCACATTTTGagggaacaaaaaaaaaaaatgtcagtgattatatattaaatttgagcgattttttaaaaaaaaagaaagaagaaaattatttaaaagaaaaactaaACAGcgttgaaaaaattataaaaagtatcACATTAACACTTTTGAACATAGATGAAAACAAGAAAATATTGAAAGAACtgtttttgttcttttatttacttatatttaaattttcttttgatAAAACCATGTTTGAGAAATGTTTATTGAAAAATGAGAATAGCACAAGATACGATAGCAGTGGGAGTAGTTCCagaaatcaaataaaaaaagaactaaATGCAAACAACACATTTACTACTGATTGTGTATccttaaataaaatttgcgAATATGAATGCACacatttttttgcaaaagATACATTTGTTTCCAAATTTTACACAAAAAAggatattcaaaaaataattaaaaaatacctCCTATATGATTATTACAGTACCATTAgttataacaattttaattttttcaaagaaattaaaatttttttttttttaatagctgttatatattatattgaaaaggacttgaaattaaaaagggaaatttATAGTTTAATTCAGAAtgaaatttacaaaaatgtacaaagcataaaaaaatgtacgtTAATAATACAACATAATCCATATAtgtgcaaaataaaaaaattgtcaaatattttattttaa